Proteins encoded in a region of the Phoenix dactylifera cultivar Barhee BC4 chromosome 3, palm_55x_up_171113_PBpolish2nd_filt_p, whole genome shotgun sequence genome:
- the LOC103704038 gene encoding auxin transporter-like protein 4: MQSQKQAEEAIVASFNETEQDGNGKEEAAAERAEEPQPMLSMKSLLWHGGSVWDAWFSCASNQVAQVLLTLPYSFSQLGMLSGVLLQLFYGFMGSWTAYLISVLYVEYRTRKEKENVSFKNHVIQWFEVLDGLLGPYWKAIGLAFNCTFLLFGSVIQLIACASNIYYINDRLDKRTWTYIFGACCATTVFIPSFHNYRIWSFLGLGMTTYTAWYLTIAAFVNGQADGVAHSAPTRLVLYFTGATNILYTFGGHAVTVEIMHAMWKPQKFKYIYLVATVYVFTLTLPSASAMYWAFGDELLTHSNAFSLLPKSGFRDAAVILMLIHQFITFGFACTPLYFVWEKVIGMHDTKSICLRALARLPVVIPIWFLAIIFPFFGPINSTVGALLVSFTVYIIPSLAHMLTYRTPSARQNAAEKPPFFLPSWTAIYVVNAFVVVWVLVVGFGLGGWASTVNFVRQVDTFGLFAKCYQCPKPTVAAPPPQHPNKHH; this comes from the exons ATGCAGTCGCAGAAGCAAGCGGAGGAAGCCATCGTGGCCAGCTTCAACGAGACGGAGCAGGACGGTAACGGcaaggaggaggcggcggcggagcgGGCGGAGGAGCCGCAGCCCATGTTGAGCATGAAGAGCCTCCTCTGGCACGGTGGCTCCGTCTGGGACGCCTGGTTCAGCTGCGCCTCCAATCAA GTGGCCCAGGTTCTGCTGACGCTGCCCTACTCGTTCTCGCAGCTGGGGATGCTTTCCGGGGTGCTGCTCCAGCTGTTCTACGGTTTCATGGGCAGCTGGACGGCCTACCTCATCAGCGTTCTCTACGTCGAATACCGCACccgcaaggagaaggagaacgTCAGCTTCAAGAATCACGTCATCCAG TGGTTCGAGGTGCTGGATGGGCTGCTGGGCCCTTACTGGAAAGCCATCGGCCTGGCCTTCAACTGCACCTTCCTCCTCTTCGGCTCCGTTATCCAGCTCATTGCTTGTGCCAG TAACATTTACTACATCAACGACCGGCTGGACAAGAGGACGTGGACATACATATTCGGCGCGTGCTGCGCGACCACGGTGTTCATCCCTTCCTTCCACAACTACCGGATATGGTCCTTCCTGGGTCTGGGCATGACCACCTACACTGCCTGGTACCTCACCATCGCCGCTTTCGTCAACGGCCAG GCTGATGGCGTGGCGCACTCGGCTCCCACAAGGCTGGTCCTCTACTTCACCGGCGCCACCAACATACTCTACACTTTCGGCGGCCACGCCGTCACCGT GGAGATCATGCACGCGATGTGGAAGCCCCAGAAGTTCAAGTACATATATCTGGTGGCGACGGTGTACGTGTTCACGCTGACGCTCCCGTCGGCGTCGGCGATGTACTGGGCATTCGGGGACGAGCTGCTGACTCACTCGAACGCCTTCTCGCTTCTGCCCAAGTCGGGGTTCAGGGACGCGGCGGTGATCCTGATGCTGATCCACCAGTTCATCACCTTCGGGTTTGCGTGCACGcccctctacttcgtgtgggaGAAGGTGATCGGCATGCACGACACCAAGAGCATCTGCCTGCGGGCGCTGGCCCGTCTCCCCGTGGTTATCCCCATCTGGTTCCTGGCCATCATCTTCCCCTTCTTCGGGCCCATCAACTCCACCGTCGGGGCCCTCCTCGTTAGCTTCACCGTCTACATCATCCCCTCCCTCGCCCACATGCTCACCTACCGCACGCCCTCTGCCAGACAG AATGCCGCGGAGAAGCCACCCTTCTTCCTACCTAGCTGGACCGCCATTTACGTGGTGAACGCGTTCGTGGTGGTGTGGGTGCTCGTGGTGGGGTTCGGGCTCGGCGGGTGGGCCAGCACGGTCAACTTCGTCAGACAGGTGGACACCTTCGGGCTCTTCGCCAAGTGCTACCAGTGTCCCAAGCCCACCGTCGCCGCGCCCCCACCGCAGCACCCAAACAAGCACCACTGA
- the LOC103704036 gene encoding nuclear pore complex protein NUP62 codes for MASGFSFSSSTMSSGFSFSPSTMSSSSFSSSSSSQNQGFSFSQAPSSSSAPFSSFSSLPSSAPSSPFGSSFLSASAASSTAPASSFFPGSAAASASKPFSFSFGSAPSSSSAALSSTPSPFIGSVSSPSPFGFGSSASSSSSAALSSTPSPFFGSVSSPPPFGFGSSASSAPSPSFVSASSPSLFGSGSSSASSSSSSSSSAAAPSVSASPVFGAPASSAPSSTATTPSFPSFAPSSSSAITLAPSFPSLFPSSSSASAVSSSSSSSSTPSFSFGSGLSFSKGSAPPTATPLSAPAPATTSALSSTPSGLSASQPSFGFVHAASSAATASAASTPAAFSSTGGAKSFTLSFSSSSMSSVSSAAATAAATSVTVSTAATTTPPVSIPSLFTSQASTSAAATPSVPALGFTSTSAAAATPAAVTSVASTPGSSSFPSFVLPTASSPASTTKSSPLQSTAAAAAFGVSTTASASASSSSSTTTQASSSSIQASSGGPISSTTSSLTPQAPKLPSEIPGKTAGEILKDWNSELQERTAKFQKQATAIAEWDRRILQNRNVLIRLEAEVAKVVETQTSLERQLELIETHQQEVDKALQSMEEEAERIYKDERGLLLEDEAASARDSMYERAEFIEREMQQMAEQIKSIIQTVNTSQGGEFDVVDGMTPIDVAVRVLNNQLSSLMWIDERANEFSTRIQKLANRGAVVERDLTGPRFWLN; via the exons ATGGCGTCGGGCTTCTCCTTCAGTTCCTCGACCATGTCGTCGGGCTTCTCCTTCAGTCCCTCGACGATGTCGtcgtcctccttctcctcctcctcatcctcccaGAACCAGGGATTTTCCTTCTCCCAGGCTCCATCATCCTCTTCGGCccctttctcctccttctcctccttgccTTCCTCCGCCCCTTCCTCCCCCTTCGGCTCGTCGTTTCTCAGCGCCTCAGCGGCCTCATCAACTGCCCCCGCTTCTAGTTTTTTTCCCGgatccgccgccgcctccgcttCCAaacccttctccttctcctttggcTCCGCCCCCTCCTCGTCATCGGCCGCGCTTTCCTCCACTCCGAGCCCTTTCATTGGGTCAGTCTCGTCGCCTTCCCCGTTCGGATTCGGATcctccgcatcctcctcgtCATCGGCCGCGCTTTCCTCCACTCCGAGCCCTTTCTTTGGGTCAGTCTCGTCGCCTCCCCCCTTCGGATTCggatcctccgcctcctccgctCCAAGCCCTAGTTTCGTGTCCGCTTCGTCTCCGTCCCTCTTTGGGTCCGGTTCCTCTTCTgccagctcctcctcctcctcctcttcttcggctGCGGCCCCATCGGTCTCCGCTTCGCCGGTGTTCGGTGCTCCCGCCTCTTCTGCTCCGTCCTCGACAGCAACCACTCCATCCTTCCCTTCCTTcgctccctcttcctcctcagCAATAACATTAGCCCCGTCCTTCCCTTCCTTGTTCCCATCATCTTCCTCCGCCTCCGCcgtctcttcttcatcttcctcctcttcaacccCTTCGTTCTCTTTCGGAAGCGGCTTGTCTTTCTCCAAGGGCTCTGCACCACCAACCGCTACCCCTTTATCAGCACCCGCACCAGCCACGACCTCTGCCTTGTCATCGACACCATCTGGTTTATCGGCTTCCCAGCCTTCCTTTGGCTTCGTCCATGCAGCTTCTTCTGCTGCGACTGCTTCGGCTGCATCTACTCCAGCAGCCTTCTCCAGCACCGGAGGTGCCAAATCCTTTACTTTATCCTTCAGTTCTTCTTCCATGTCCTCTGTATCCTCAGCAGCAGCAACGGCTGCAGCCACAAGTGTCACAGTCTCTACAGCAGCAACCACGACTCCTCCTGTCTCAATTCCCTCGCTGTTCACTTCACAAGCCTCCACTTCCGCCGCAGCTACACCCTCTGTCCCTGCTTTAGGATTCACCTCGACTTCTGCAGCGGCTGCTACGCCCGCAGCCGTGACGTCAGTTGCCAGCACTCCAGGGTCCAGCTCTTTTCCTAGTTTTGTTCTACCTACTGCCTCCTCACCCGCATCGACAACAAAATCATCTCCACTTCAATCCACAGCTGCTGCTGCAGCATTTG GTGTTTCCACTACAGCATCAGCAAGTGCATCGAGTTCCAGTTCCACCACAACTCAAGCATCTtcttcaagcattcaagctaGTAGTGGCGG GCCCATTAGCTCTACAACAAGTTCGCTGACACCCCAAGCACCCAAGTTACCATCAGAGATTCCTGGCAAAACTGCTGGAGAG ATTCTCAAAGACTGGAATTCTGAGCTACAAGAGCGGACAGCCAAATTTCAAAAGCAGGCAACTGCAATAGCTGAATGGGACAGACGGATTCTGCAAAACCGAAATGTTCTTATTAGGCTTGAG GCCGAGGTGGCAAAGGTTGTAGAGACACAAACTAGCTTGGAGCGGCAGTTAGAGTTGATTGAAACTCACCAACAAGAG GTTGATAAGGCTTTGCAAAGCATGGAAGAAGAAGCTGAGCGTATATACAAGGATGAACGCGGGCTGCTTCTTGAAGATGAGGCTGCTTCTGCGAGGGATTCAAT GTATGAAAGGGCTGAATTTATCGAGAGGGAAATGCAACAGATGGCTGAACAAATAAAATCAATTATCCAAACAGTAAACACTAGTCAG GGAGGTGAGTTTGATGTGGTTGATGGTATGACTCCTATTGATGTTGCTGTTCGGGTATTAAACAATCAACTGAGTTCACTAATGTGGATCGATGAAAGG GCTAATGAATTCTCTACCCGGATTCAGAAACTGGCCAATCGTGGTGCTGTTGTGGAACGCGATTTGACAGGTCCAAGGTTCTGGTTGAATTGA